A genome region from Deltaproteobacteria bacterium includes the following:
- the pgeF gene encoding peptidoglycan editing factor PgeF → MPESDLTRIGSYRVITAPVMGQVKGLVHGFGTRKQAGTKSRSVANFAAPFTASGAFDTKSAVADLGKELGFAAKNILFPKQVHGNRVLVFDSAPPDPEEVRQTEADAIITNVPGLLIGVMTADCLPILIHDPNRKVVAAIHAGWRGTLNQVARRTLEILVKDFRCEPGDLAVALGPSISGQSFEVDESLLNQFRQTFEYWSRYARPQRQAKWLIDFRMINAHMLALMGLEERNFWISTHCTYLEKDLFHSYRRDGEQAGRMFNFIGLKAQKGRS, encoded by the coding sequence GTGCCGGAATCTGATCTCACGCGGATCGGTTCATACCGGGTGATCACGGCTCCCGTTATGGGCCAGGTCAAGGGGCTTGTTCATGGCTTCGGAACCAGGAAACAGGCCGGGACGAAAAGCCGGTCCGTGGCGAACTTTGCCGCTCCGTTCACGGCGAGCGGCGCCTTCGACACCAAGTCCGCCGTCGCCGATCTGGGCAAGGAACTCGGGTTCGCGGCGAAGAACATCCTTTTCCCAAAACAGGTTCACGGGAACCGGGTACTGGTGTTCGATTCGGCGCCACCGGACCCGGAAGAGGTCCGGCAGACAGAGGCCGACGCGATCATCACCAACGTGCCGGGACTGCTCATCGGTGTGATGACTGCCGACTGCCTGCCGATACTCATCCATGACCCGAACCGGAAAGTCGTCGCGGCCATTCATGCCGGCTGGCGGGGCACCCTGAATCAGGTGGCCCGCCGTACGCTTGAGATACTGGTCAAGGATTTCCGCTGCGAGCCGGGCGATCTGGCGGTTGCCCTGGGACCGTCCATCTCCGGGCAGTCGTTCGAGGTGGACGAGTCGCTGCTGAACCAGTTCCGGCAGACGTTTGAATACTGGAGCCGCTACGCCCGGCCGCAACGGCAGGCCAAGTGGCTGATCGATTTCCGCATGATTAACGCCCATATGCTTGCGCTGATGGGGCTGGAAGAACGGAACTTCTGGATTTCCACCCACTGTACCTACCTGGAAAAGGACCTGTTCCACAGCTACCGGCGGGACGGAGAGCAGGCGGGGCGGATGTTCAATTTTATCGGTTTGAAGGCCCAGAAAGGGCGCTCTTGA
- a CDS encoding P-loop NTPase — MQSASQKVPHTFAIAGGKGGIGKSFTSVHLSIALARRGYRTLLVDCDLGGSNLHTCLGIQPPAVSFLDLLDAETPAQAAGVVVLTNEPNLRFVSGANDPLHVPLIKPAQRKRAIEQLRSLAGDVLVLDIGAGTSGDRVDFFLHADTGIALTTPEPTAIENAYRFLKAVFYRKLAQTPLNEKAKQYLSDLLYRTGAGKLPTPVQMVAGLRELDPAGASALMAALDRLDLGLIINQLRIDADRSLGTAMATASRRYFGLTVHNFGEIRYDDLVWQSLRKRMPLYSFRPDAAAVADIERVADRLAGRLTVTSMVDQVEREQRASQPV; from the coding sequence TTGCAGTCAGCATCACAAAAGGTTCCGCACACCTTTGCCATTGCCGGCGGCAAGGGAGGTATCGGCAAGAGTTTTACTTCCGTCCACCTGTCGATTGCACTCGCCCGGCGGGGCTACCGCACGCTTCTGGTTGACTGCGACCTGGGCGGATCGAACCTCCATACCTGCCTCGGCATCCAGCCCCCGGCAGTCTCCTTTCTGGATCTCCTTGATGCCGAAACCCCCGCCCAGGCGGCCGGTGTCGTCGTCCTGACGAACGAACCCAACTTGCGGTTCGTCAGCGGGGCCAACGACCCCCTGCATGTCCCCCTGATCAAACCGGCCCAGCGGAAGCGGGCCATCGAGCAGCTCAGATCCTTGGCTGGGGACGTTCTGGTGCTGGACATTGGGGCTGGAACGAGCGGGGACCGGGTCGATTTCTTCCTGCACGCCGATACGGGGATTGCCCTGACCACGCCGGAGCCGACGGCCATCGAAAATGCCTACCGGTTCCTGAAAGCCGTGTTTTATCGCAAACTTGCACAAACTCCCCTGAATGAAAAAGCAAAGCAGTATCTCTCGGATCTCCTCTACCGGACAGGGGCGGGCAAGCTCCCCACGCCCGTGCAGATGGTAGCGGGGTTGCGGGAACTGGACCCGGCCGGGGCGTCGGCGCTCATGGCCGCTCTGGACCGGCTGGACCTTGGACTAATCATTAATCAGTTAAGGATTGACGCAGACCGGTCCCTGGGAACAGCGATGGCAACCGCCAGCCGCCGGTATTTCGGTTTAACGGTTCACAACTTTGGTGAAATCCGGTATGATGACCTTGTTTGGCAGAGTCTCCGGAAACGGATGCCGCTCTACAGCTTCCGGCCCGATGCAGCGGCCGTTGCGGATATAGAGCGCGTCGCGGACCGGCTTGCAGGGCGATTGACAGTTACGTCAATGGTGGACCAGGTGGAACGTGAGCAACGGGCTTCCCAACCTGTATGA
- the hemA gene encoding glutamyl-tRNA reductase, which yields MDILLVGVNHRTADIEIREQLAFTPEQARATALELIHKGSFREAVILSTCNRTEFVGVAANSDAGAEEVYEAISRQRELPATMLRHHSYAYRSLDAVRHIFRVSSSLDSMVVGEPQILRQMKDAYQNAADGEATGPVLNKLFHRAFSVGKRVRTETAIAENAVSIGYAAVELAREIFNDLSERTALLIGAGEMAELTARHLLSTGLRNITVANRSLSNAVKLAEEFRGQAAELTDIRQHLVTADVVIASAASPDILIDHALMEEVARARRYRPVFLIDIALPRNIDADVSRVEGCYVYDIDDLDRVVARNLQNRHLEAQKAEQIVAEEVEKFPLYLKSLRVVPTIRQLQNKYDAIRRAEIERVMGRQPNLPPELAEKIDYLTQSLLKKFLHEPITVLKKEEAGFTDGLAASVVQQIFGLTIEDTANPVMAKRDSDNSEGS from the coding sequence ATGGATATCCTGCTGGTAGGCGTCAACCACCGCACGGCGGATATCGAGATCCGGGAACAGCTCGCCTTCACGCCGGAGCAGGCCCGGGCAACCGCCCTGGAACTGATCCACAAGGGCAGTTTCCGGGAAGCGGTCATCCTGTCCACCTGCAACCGGACGGAGTTCGTCGGGGTGGCGGCCAATTCCGATGCCGGTGCCGAAGAGGTCTATGAGGCAATTTCCCGGCAGCGGGAGCTTCCGGCAACCATGCTTCGGCATCACAGCTATGCGTACCGGTCACTGGATGCGGTCCGGCACATTTTCCGGGTGTCCAGTTCACTCGATTCGATGGTGGTGGGAGAACCACAGATCCTCCGCCAGATGAAGGACGCCTATCAGAATGCCGCCGATGGCGAGGCAACGGGCCCCGTGCTGAACAAGCTTTTTCACCGGGCCTTCAGTGTCGGGAAACGGGTCCGGACAGAAACGGCCATTGCCGAGAATGCCGTATCTATCGGCTACGCCGCGGTTGAACTGGCACGGGAAATCTTCAACGACCTCAGCGAGCGCACAGCCCTGCTGATCGGCGCGGGTGAAATGGCCGAGCTAACCGCCCGGCATCTCCTGTCCACCGGACTCAGGAATATCACCGTGGCCAACCGCTCGCTCTCCAATGCGGTCAAGCTGGCCGAGGAGTTCCGGGGTCAGGCGGCCGAACTGACCGATATCCGCCAGCACCTGGTTACTGCCGACGTGGTGATTGCCTCGGCGGCCTCACCGGATATCCTCATTGACCATGCACTCATGGAGGAAGTGGCCAGGGCCCGGCGATACCGGCCGGTCTTTCTTATCGACATCGCCCTCCCCCGGAACATCGACGCCGATGTGAGCCGCGTGGAGGGATGCTACGTCTACGACATTGACGATCTGGACCGGGTTGTCGCCCGCAACCTCCAGAACAGGCATCTGGAAGCCCAGAAGGCCGAACAGATTGTCGCCGAAGAGGTGGAAAAATTTCCGCTTTATCTCAAGAGCCTTCGCGTCGTGCCGACAATCCGCCAGCTCCAGAACAAGTATGATGCGATCAGGCGGGCCGAAATCGAACGGGTCATGGGCCGTCAGCCCAATCTGCCGCCGGAACTGGCCGAAAAGATCGACTACCTGACGCAATCCCTTCTCAAGAAGTTCCTACACGAGCCGATTACTGTGCTGAAGAAGGAAGAGGCAGGCTTCACCGACGGACTCGCCGCCAGTGTCGTCCAGCAGATTTTTGGCCTGACCATCGAAGATACTGCCAACCCAGTGATGGCCAAGCGAGACAGCGACAACTCCGAAGGCTCCTGA
- a CDS encoding glycosyltransferase: protein MSAAAKNLLFISYFYPPLGGGGVQRVLQTTRLLPRFGWKPAVLTVDGGRWTSADDSGLSRIPPDVTVERTRYITAAGIKEKLFGRRRLPGTVATLPSDGYGAAPQTLRDRIVSRVRALWQTPDEFIGWYPFAVKRGRGMLARSRFNAIVSSGPPWTAHLIARRLALETGLPWLADFRDGWTLMPCNPHGNGWQYRIEERLERGVLDRADALVFTNPQTQQDYVSRRKVDARKTHTVTNGFDPEGFTGTVEVEKDFVLFYGGTTLGGQRLERLFPALDRFHKRHPDEKVRIEYAGSEGPALAAAAKAAGVEAMFRDLGYLPHAETVRKMRTSAALLLPMMSRDVSRSVYPGKLFEYLAAGRPVFYVGRDGATTDLLRELGMTKFVIGEPGNADVDRAVDEALDELHAAFRTGGTRQPASVVMDIHARFSRVDLTRRFAGILDEISSKRP from the coding sequence TTGAGCGCAGCAGCGAAAAACCTCCTTTTCATTTCCTATTTCTACCCGCCGCTGGGCGGTGGCGGCGTCCAGAGGGTGCTCCAGACGACGCGTCTGTTGCCGCGCTTCGGATGGAAACCCGCCGTTCTGACCGTGGACGGAGGCCGGTGGACCAGTGCCGATGACAGCGGACTGTCGCGGATCCCGCCGGATGTGACGGTCGAACGGACCCGGTACATCACGGCCGCCGGAATCAAGGAAAAACTGTTCGGGCGCAGGAGACTGCCGGGAACCGTGGCCACGCTGCCTTCAGATGGCTACGGGGCCGCTCCGCAGACCCTCCGGGACCGGATCGTATCGCGCGTCAGGGCGCTCTGGCAGACGCCGGACGAATTCATCGGATGGTATCCGTTCGCCGTGAAGCGGGGCCGGGGGATGCTCGCCCGCAGCCGGTTCAACGCGATCGTTTCCAGCGGTCCGCCCTGGACGGCGCACCTCATCGCCCGGCGGCTCGCACTGGAAACCGGGCTGCCCTGGCTGGCCGATTTCAGGGACGGCTGGACGCTGATGCCGTGCAATCCGCATGGGAATGGCTGGCAATACAGGATCGAGGAACGCCTGGAACGTGGAGTCCTGGACCGGGCGGATGCCCTTGTCTTTACCAATCCGCAGACGCAGCAGGACTACGTTTCGCGTCGAAAAGTGGATGCCCGCAAGACCCATACGGTCACCAATGGTTTCGATCCGGAGGGATTCACGGGCACCGTCGAAGTGGAGAAGGATTTCGTGCTGTTTTATGGAGGCACGACGCTGGGCGGACAGCGGCTGGAACGGCTGTTTCCCGCCCTCGACCGCTTCCATAAGCGCCACCCGGACGAGAAGGTCCGGATTGAATACGCCGGGAGCGAAGGACCGGCACTGGCGGCGGCCGCAAAGGCAGCCGGGGTCGAAGCGATGTTCCGCGATCTTGGCTACCTCCCGCATGCGGAGACTGTGCGCAAGATGCGGACATCGGCGGCCTTGCTGCTCCCCATGATGAGCCGGGATGTTTCCCGGTCCGTCTATCCGGGGAAGCTGTTTGAATACCTGGCGGCCGGACGGCCTGTATTTTACGTAGGCCGGGACGGAGCAACGACGGATCTTCTGCGCGAACTCGGGATGACCAAGTTCGTTATCGGCGAGCCGGGGAACGCGGACGTGGACCGGGCGGTGGATGAGGCGCTGGACGAACTCCATGCCGCCTTCCGGACGGGAGGAACCCGCCAGCCGGCCTCGGTGGTGATGGATATTCACGCCCGGTTTTCGCGGGTTGATCTGACCCGGCGGTTTGCCGGGATACTGGACGAAATCAGCTCAAAACGGCCGTAA
- the rho gene encoding transcription termination factor Rho codes for MPDNLGNKGGEGVLSSRRRDAPIAPPAPDDPEIASPEERKNVLDLREIKSKKPLELNEVAKKLGVEGYAGLRKQELIFQILQKQVEQDGVIYSEGVLECLPDGFGFLRSPDYNYLPGPDDNYVSPSQIRKFNLRTGDTITGQIRPPKDNERYFALLKIETVNFDPPDKAFDKVLFDNLTPLYATQQLKMETGPTDMSGRLLDLLVPVGKGQRGLIVAPPRTGKTMLLQAIANAITKNHPECVLIVLLIDERPEEVTDMQRSVAGEVVSSTFDEPAQRHVQVAEMVIEKAKRLVEHGRDVVILLDSITRLARAYNTVVPPSGKILSGGVDSNALHKPKRFFGAARNIEEGGSLTIIATALIDTGSRMDEVIFEEFKGTGNMEVVLDRKLAEKRIFPAIDLNKSGTRKEELILRPDLIQKIWMLRKVLAPLNPVDAMEFLVEKLDGTKDNDHFIQSMNR; via the coding sequence ATGCCCGATAACCTTGGCAACAAGGGGGGCGAAGGAGTCCTGAGCTCACGCCGGCGGGATGCCCCGATTGCTCCACCGGCACCGGATGATCCGGAGATTGCCAGCCCCGAGGAGCGCAAGAATGTCCTCGATCTGCGCGAGATCAAGTCCAAGAAGCCGCTCGAACTGAACGAGGTTGCCAAGAAACTCGGGGTCGAGGGGTATGCCGGCCTCCGCAAGCAGGAACTGATCTTCCAGATCCTGCAGAAGCAGGTCGAGCAGGACGGGGTGATCTATTCGGAGGGCGTGCTGGAATGCCTGCCCGACGGCTTCGGGTTCCTCCGGTCGCCTGATTACAACTACCTGCCGGGGCCCGACGACAACTACGTCTCGCCGTCCCAGATACGCAAGTTCAACCTGCGGACTGGCGACACGATCACCGGGCAGATCCGGCCTCCCAAGGATAACGAGCGGTATTTCGCGCTCCTCAAGATCGAAACCGTCAATTTCGATCCGCCCGACAAGGCCTTCGACAAGGTCCTGTTCGACAACCTGACGCCGCTCTATGCGACGCAGCAGCTCAAGATGGAAACCGGCCCGACCGACATGTCGGGGCGGCTCCTCGACCTCCTGGTTCCGGTCGGGAAGGGCCAGCGCGGCCTGATCGTCGCGCCGCCCCGGACCGGCAAGACAATGCTGCTCCAGGCCATCGCCAATGCCATTACCAAGAACCACCCGGAGTGTGTCCTGATCGTGCTGCTGATTGACGAGCGGCCCGAGGAAGTGACCGACATGCAGCGTTCGGTGGCCGGCGAGGTCGTCAGTTCGACCTTCGACGAACCCGCCCAGCGGCACGTCCAGGTGGCCGAAATGGTCATCGAGAAGGCCAAGCGGCTGGTGGAGCACGGCCGGGACGTGGTGATCCTGCTCGACTCGATCACCCGGCTGGCGCGGGCCTACAACACCGTGGTTCCGCCGTCAGGGAAGATCCTCTCCGGCGGTGTCGATTCCAACGCGCTTCACAAGCCCAAACGGTTCTTCGGAGCGGCCCGGAACATCGAGGAAGGCGGCTCGCTGACCATTATCGCAACGGCGCTGATCGATACCGGCTCCCGGATGGATGAAGTGATCTTCGAGGAGTTCAAGGGAACGGGCAACATGGAAGTGGTACTCGACCGCAAGCTGGCCGAAAAGCGCATCTTCCCGGCCATCGACCTGAACAAGTCGGGAACCCGGAAGGAGGAACTGATCCTCCGGCCGGACCTCATCCAGAAGATCTGGATGCTTCGCAAGGTGCTCGCGCCGCTCAATCCGGTCGACGCCATGGAGTTCCTCGTCGAAAAGCTGGATGGGACCAAGGATAACGACCATTTCATCCAGTCGATGAACCGGTAA
- the ccsA gene encoding cytochrome c biogenesis protein CcsA has translation MYKILLIIALHLLFVSGVAHVWLLLTAKKRRPFWEQTARWSTVGACATLTIALLLVHLMRDARLFSTSADLFVFLSLSTVGLYLIFYNRFHTRTIGAIAVPLAALHLTLGLITQERQIEVAERATVLVVWTTVHVAAAAIGAGLFSIAAIASGLYAFQDRRLRNRHSAPSHIIPPLDTLDRINRLGINWGYVLFSGGLALGIIKVFVIRRIETFSDPFTVVFVLCWLLYTGLLVARSTGSIGARRAALGSIVCFAVAFSGFMSAKLVRGVSGDMLFHGTSPSQEPKQPGAPD, from the coding sequence GTGTATAAAATCCTCCTGATCATCGCCCTGCACCTCCTGTTCGTCTCCGGCGTGGCTCACGTTTGGCTCCTGCTGACAGCAAAGAAGAGGCGTCCATTCTGGGAACAAACCGCCCGGTGGAGCACGGTCGGCGCCTGCGCGACACTGACAATCGCGCTCCTGCTCGTTCACCTGATGCGCGACGCACGGCTCTTCTCGACCAGTGCCGACCTGTTCGTCTTTCTTTCCCTTTCGACAGTCGGCCTGTATCTTATTTTTTACAACCGGTTCCATACGCGAACGATCGGTGCCATCGCCGTTCCCCTCGCGGCCCTGCACCTTACGCTGGGACTCATCACCCAGGAACGCCAGATCGAGGTCGCCGAACGGGCCACGGTGCTGGTCGTCTGGACGACGGTCCATGTGGCGGCCGCGGCCATCGGCGCGGGACTGTTCAGCATCGCGGCCATCGCATCGGGACTGTATGCATTCCAGGACAGGAGGCTCCGTAACCGGCACTCCGCGCCCAGCCACATCATTCCCCCGCTGGACACGCTGGACCGGATCAACCGGCTGGGAATCAACTGGGGGTATGTCCTGTTTTCCGGCGGCCTGGCGTTGGGGATCATCAAGGTGTTCGTGATCCGCCGGATCGAAACATTCTCCGATCCGTTCACTGTTGTATTCGTCCTGTGCTGGCTGCTGTATACCGGACTTCTGGTGGCGCGGAGCACCGGCAGCATCGGCGCGCGCCGGGCGGCCTTGGGATCCATCGTCTGCTTCGCGGTCGCCTTTTCGGGGTTCATGAGCGCAAAACTCGTGCGCGGGGTTTCGGGAGACATGCTGTTCCACGGCACCTCCCCGTCCCAAGAACCCAAACAACCGGGAGCGCCCGACTGA
- a CDS encoding HNH endonuclease, translating to MLDSRVLVLNRLFQPINVITLRRAIVMFYQGLARAVTPEYETFDFDSWTALSVAVHEEQIGLVNGGIRVPRVILVRQCDWVPRRHVKFNRASIFARDRNRCQYCGKNFPRSELNLDHVVPRSQGGRTTWENIVCSCIQCNRVKGGNTPDQAGMRLVREPFKPAWSPIANLPVSVGIHRDWTPFLVSTAYWNVELQQD from the coding sequence ATCTTGGATTCGAGAGTTCTGGTACTGAACCGGCTGTTCCAGCCGATCAATGTCATTACGCTGCGCCGTGCGATCGTGATGTTCTACCAGGGGCTCGCGCGCGCCGTGACGCCGGAATACGAGACGTTCGATTTTGATTCATGGACTGCTCTCTCGGTGGCCGTGCATGAGGAACAGATCGGCCTCGTCAACGGCGGTATCCGGGTTCCGCGCGTGATCCTGGTCCGCCAGTGCGACTGGGTTCCCCGGCGTCATGTGAAGTTCAACCGGGCGTCTATCTTCGCCCGTGACCGGAACCGCTGCCAGTACTGCGGGAAGAACTTTCCGCGTTCCGAACTGAATCTGGACCATGTGGTTCCCCGCTCTCAGGGAGGCCGGACGACGTGGGAAAACATCGTCTGCTCCTGCATCCAGTGCAACCGCGTGAAGGGTGGCAATACCCCCGACCAGGCTGGCATGAGGCTGGTCCGGGAGCCGTTCAAGCCCGCCTGGTCGCCCATCGCCAACCTGCCGGTTTCGGTCGGAATACACCGGGACTGGACTCCATTTCTTGTCTCCACGGCCTACTGGAACGTGGAACTCCAGCAGGACTGA
- a CDS encoding GntR family transcriptional regulator: MAKPLLKFDSHLTLRERIVETVRDAIIRGNLKPGERVAESEVARSLGISRTPIREAFRQLESEGFLTVVPRKGAVVSSFSEKDIEEFYDLKALLEGEAARLAQPRMGAREIGRLKELNETMRAAAVRGDARAVFRAHNDFHLTFVDLCGNDKLRDLIHQLMSQFARFRYLLSVKGEIADSLRQHEEIIAAFEAGDALKVSGLVRENARTGAQNIRDKILRAPAADAPETPERRAATASTP; encoded by the coding sequence TTGGCGAAACCACTTCTGAAATTTGACAGCCATCTGACGCTCCGTGAGCGTATTGTCGAGACTGTCCGCGATGCGATCATCCGGGGCAACCTGAAACCTGGTGAACGGGTAGCTGAGAGCGAAGTAGCCCGGTCCCTTGGTATCAGTCGGACCCCGATCCGGGAGGCGTTTCGCCAGCTGGAAAGCGAGGGTTTCCTGACCGTAGTGCCCCGCAAGGGGGCCGTGGTCAGTTCCTTCAGCGAAAAGGATATCGAGGAGTTCTACGATCTGAAGGCGCTGCTGGAGGGCGAGGCCGCCCGGCTGGCCCAGCCCCGCATGGGGGCCCGCGAGATCGGCCGCCTCAAGGAACTGAACGAAACCATGCGGGCGGCTGCCGTCCGGGGAGACGCCCGTGCGGTATTCCGGGCCCATAACGACTTTCACCTGACCTTCGTGGACCTGTGCGGAAACGACAAGCTGCGCGACCTCATTCACCAGCTTATGTCCCAGTTTGCGCGTTTCCGTTATCTGCTGTCGGTCAAGGGGGAGATCGCCGACTCCCTGCGCCAGCATGAGGAGATTATTGCCGCTTTCGAGGCAGGAGATGCGCTCAAGGTGTCTGGTCTGGTGCGGGAAAATGCCCGGACCGGCGCTCAGAACATCCGCGATAAGATCCTTCGTGCCCCGGCGGCAGACGCCCCGGAAACCCCGGAACGCCGGGCTGCCACGGCGTCAACTCCTTGA
- a CDS encoding helix-turn-helix domain-containing protein, with the protein MSNGLPNLYELLELTPVAGRSEIIDALRRLRYLYSPESEATYTLFSDDERQRTLMELDQAEFHLLDTERRTRYDREVLGIGGTRHELPVPAHLQAAPAALETSRQPIGFRPPAAEAAATPLPRPAVPVQTVASISSLPPPPRPQPVVAAPAPAAPANQPDPVARPVAMRPAPVKPASVIPHNTAPVPANAPAKNRPDPASFFNEANDYTGKNLRRYREATGFSIRELAAITRISPQHLENIEGDEFGMLPAPVYLKGFLKSYCRVVGLNPQPVIDGYLNHVRIFMELHR; encoded by the coding sequence GTGAGCAACGGGCTTCCCAACCTGTATGAATTGCTTGAGCTGACCCCCGTCGCGGGGCGCAGCGAGATCATCGACGCCCTCCGCCGCCTGCGGTACCTGTATTCCCCCGAATCCGAAGCGACCTACACGCTTTTTTCCGACGACGAACGGCAGCGCACGCTGATGGAACTGGATCAGGCCGAGTTTCACCTGCTCGACACGGAACGGCGCACTCGGTACGACCGCGAGGTCCTGGGTATCGGCGGCACCCGTCACGAGCTTCCTGTGCCAGCCCATCTCCAGGCGGCTCCGGCCGCGCTGGAGACATCCCGCCAGCCGATCGGTTTCCGGCCGCCCGCGGCTGAAGCGGCTGCCACGCCTTTGCCGCGTCCGGCTGTACCTGTGCAGACTGTGGCCAGCATTTCGTCGCTGCCGCCCCCGCCGCGGCCACAGCCGGTGGTTGCGGCTCCAGCACCGGCTGCGCCTGCAAACCAGCCTGATCCGGTGGCCCGTCCGGTCGCCATGCGTCCGGCTCCGGTAAAGCCGGCTTCCGTCATTCCGCACAACACCGCTCCGGTCCCGGCAAATGCCCCCGCCAAGAACCGTCCCGATCCGGCAAGCTTTTTCAACGAAGCCAACGACTATACCGGCAAGAACCTGCGCCGGTACCGGGAGGCGACCGGCTTCAGCATCCGCGAACTGGCTGCCATTACCCGGATATCGCCCCAGCACCTGGAGAACATCGAGGGCGACGAGTTCGGGATGCTCCCGGCGCCGGTTTATTTGAAAGGATTTTTGAAGAGCTACTGCCGTGTAGTGGGCCTGAACCCGCAGCCGGTGATTGACGGTTACCTGAACCACGTTCGGATATTTATGGAGTTACATAGGTAA
- a CDS encoding RluA family pseudouridine synthase, translating into MANPAAMDAATAVIPFRRFLCPDPGGAVAMSSSSYVRHFEVPGGSDGLRLDRFLADCGAAGSRERVRSLIKNGSVTVNGGLVYKPSHLLQPGDVTSIQIIEDTPAGSALKPVEAPLDIRFEDSELLVVNKPRGLAVHPGAGTKSPTLVQMVLAHTELSPVGAPSRPGVVHRIDKDTSGLLVFAKTERAHHFFASRFAEHAIDRIYDGVVWGAVGQARGTIESSLGRHPAHRTRFASVRQGGRRAVTHWKRVAVRGPVSHLRFKLETGRTHQIRVHAAELGHPLVGDPVYGWKRLPEGLSGQFQRAVQALRGQALHAGVLGFTHPVTGEGLRFETPMPEDMLEVLQSAGI; encoded by the coding sequence ATGGCAAACCCAGCGGCGATGGACGCCGCGACGGCGGTTATCCCGTTCCGCCGCTTCCTGTGCCCTGATCCGGGCGGGGCTGTTGCCATGTCGTCATCCAGTTATGTCCGGCATTTTGAGGTTCCCGGCGGTTCTGACGGCCTCAGGCTCGACCGCTTCCTGGCGGATTGCGGTGCGGCTGGTTCCCGCGAGCGCGTCCGCAGTCTCATCAAGAACGGTTCGGTGACGGTGAACGGCGGACTTGTCTACAAGCCCTCTCACCTGCTCCAGCCGGGGGACGTGACGTCCATCCAGATCATCGAAGACACTCCCGCCGGTTCCGCGCTGAAACCCGTCGAGGCACCGCTCGATATCAGGTTCGAGGATTCCGAACTGCTCGTCGTGAACAAACCGCGGGGGCTTGCCGTGCATCCCGGCGCAGGCACAAAATCTCCGACCCTGGTCCAGATGGTGCTTGCCCATACGGAGCTGTCGCCGGTCGGTGCGCCCTCGCGCCCGGGTGTGGTTCACCGCATCGACAAGGACACTTCCGGCCTGCTGGTGTTCGCAAAAACCGAACGGGCGCATCATTTTTTCGCATCCCGGTTTGCCGAACATGCTATTGACCGTATTTACGACGGCGTCGTCTGGGGAGCCGTCGGGCAGGCGAGGGGGACAATCGAAAGCTCTCTGGGACGGCACCCTGCACACCGGACGCGGTTTGCGTCGGTCAGGCAGGGGGGGCGCCGGGCTGTTACCCACTGGAAGCGGGTGGCTGTCCGGGGGCCGGTGAGCCATCTGCGGTTCAAGCTGGAAACCGGCCGCACGCACCAGATACGGGTTCATGCGGCCGAATTGGGACATCCGCTCGTTGGAGACCCGGTATATGGCTGGAAACGGCTTCCGGAAGGGCTTTCCGGACAGTTCCAGCGGGCTGTCCAGGCACTCCGGGGCCAGGCTCTCCACGCCGGTGTGCTAGGATTTACCCACCCCGTGACGGGCGAGGGACTGAGGTTCGAGACGCCGATGCCGGAAGACATGTTGGAGGTTCTGCAAAGTGCCGGAATCTGA